The following proteins are encoded in a genomic region of Candidatus Methylarchaceae archaeon HK02M2:
- a CDS encoding electron transfer flavoprotein subunit alpha/FixB family protein: MSVEEPNEIIDVKKYKGVWIFAEQKNGKLKNVSLELLSVGRKLAEKLREELIAILLGDQVEELVEELSAYGADKVILVENELLKRYTVDAYVKILSELSFKYKPSILFIGGTLNGKELAPRLAARLGTGINADCTDFEINKQGNLVQIKPFGKLMAEIICKSRPQMATIKPNIFKKSEQNWNRKAVVIREEFKIKPEEIHTKIIKIIKVDNNPYENIESAEKIVACGRGLGSKENLKLIYQLADLLGAAVAGTRSIVDRGWLSVNQQVGQSGKNVAPKLYIAVGISGEIYHTIGMQNSDVIIAINKDPNAPIFQIATYGIVGDLFKIVPLLINKLKNSLTFNEKGSDRSHL, encoded by the coding sequence ATGTCTGTGGAAGAGCCTAATGAAATCATAGATGTCAAAAAGTATAAGGGAGTATGGATATTTGCAGAGCAGAAAAATGGAAAACTCAAGAATGTAAGCCTCGAGCTATTAAGCGTTGGGAGAAAATTAGCTGAAAAACTCAGAGAAGAACTCATAGCAATTCTGTTGGGTGATCAGGTAGAGGAATTAGTAGAAGAGCTATCAGCTTATGGAGCCGATAAGGTGATTTTGGTCGAAAACGAGCTTCTTAAAAGGTATACTGTTGATGCTTATGTGAAAATATTATCTGAACTCTCTTTTAAATATAAACCATCTATATTATTTATAGGAGGCACACTAAACGGTAAAGAATTAGCACCTAGGCTTGCAGCACGCCTTGGTACAGGCATAAATGCTGATTGCACCGATTTCGAAATAAACAAACAAGGAAATCTAGTTCAGATCAAACCCTTTGGTAAACTTATGGCAGAGATCATATGCAAGTCCAGACCTCAGATGGCTACTATAAAACCCAATATATTCAAAAAGTCTGAGCAAAATTGGAATAGAAAAGCGGTTGTGATACGTGAAGAGTTCAAGATAAAACCTGAAGAAATACACACTAAAATCATAAAAATCATAAAGGTAGACAACAATCCTTACGAAAATATCGAGAGCGCTGAAAAAATCGTGGCCTGTGGTCGGGGACTAGGCTCCAAGGAGAATTTAAAATTAATTTATCAATTAGCAGATTTATTGGGTGCAGCAGTGGCAGGAACACGCTCAATAGTTGATAGAGGATGGCTATCCGTTAATCAGCAAGTAGGTCAGAGTGGGAAGAATGTTGCACCAAAGCTTTACATAGCTGTAGGCATATCAGGTGAAATATACCATACAATAGGGATGCAAAACTCTGATGTTATAATAGCTATCAATAAGGACCCCAATGCTCCTATCTTCCAAATAGCTACTTATGGTATCGTAGGAGATCTTTTTAAGATCGTTCCTCTTTTAATAAATAAGTTAAAAAATAGTTTAACTTTTAATGAGAAAGGATCCGACAGGAGTCACCTATAA
- a CDS encoding electron transfer flavoprotein subunit beta/FixA family protein — MSSKSLSIIVCVKQIPAVPDWKIDPDTHTLVREGVPSILNPWDIIGVEEGIRLREKYGGEVTIITMGPPQAKEAILECLAMGADRGIILSDRAFAGADTIATAHTLSMQIKKIRYDIIICGKLAMDAETGHIGPHLAEFLGIPQICYVKKVDVHIERRKVISHREVDEEIEIVESPMPVLLTTTKGLNEPRLPTLKGVISSRRKKIEVITSSELGGDINKYGSKGSPTCVKRIFPPTVRKPEMILQGDSKEVVESLVQILSKKKII, encoded by the coding sequence GTGTCTTCTAAAAGTCTGAGTATCATTGTCTGCGTAAAACAAATTCCAGCTGTTCCAGATTGGAAGATAGATCCTGATACCCATACTCTTGTACGTGAGGGTGTTCCGAGTATATTAAACCCTTGGGACATAATTGGGGTAGAAGAAGGCATAAGGTTACGTGAGAAGTATGGTGGGGAAGTAACGATCATAACGATGGGACCCCCTCAAGCAAAAGAGGCGATATTAGAGTGTCTGGCTATGGGTGCAGATAGGGGTATAATACTCAGTGATAGAGCCTTTGCTGGTGCAGATACTATAGCAACGGCGCATACTCTGTCGATGCAGATCAAAAAGATAAGATATGATATTATAATTTGTGGAAAATTGGCCATGGATGCAGAGACTGGTCATATCGGTCCCCATCTAGCGGAATTTCTTGGTATACCTCAAATCTGCTATGTAAAAAAGGTCGATGTACATATAGAGAGGAGAAAAGTAATTTCTCATAGAGAAGTTGATGAAGAAATAGAGATTGTTGAGTCTCCAATGCCTGTTTTACTTACTACAACTAAGGGTTTAAACGAGCCGCGCCTTCCTACTCTCAAGGGGGTTATCAGTTCAAGAAGGAAGAAGATTGAGGTAATCACTTCTTCGGAACTAGGTGGGGATATTAATAAATATGGCTCAAAAGGCTCGCCTACTTGTGTAAAGAGAATTTTTCCACCTACTGTTCGTAAACCTGAAATGATACTTCAAGGCGATTCTAAAGAAGTTGTTGAGAGTCTCGTTCAAATTTTATCAAAGAAAAAGATAATTTAA
- the hisI gene encoding phosphoribosyl-AMP cyclohydrolase — MNGVNINQIQFDKITGLIPAITQDYKKKKVLMLAYMNKESLEKTIETGYVHYWSRSRNKLWMKGETSGNTQRVKEIIMDCDNDAILLLIDQKGPACHTGHETCFYKKVKIKA; from the coding sequence ATGAATGGAGTCAATATAAATCAAATACAATTCGATAAAATTACTGGACTAATACCAGCTATTACTCAAGATTACAAAAAAAAGAAAGTACTAATGCTGGCTTATATGAATAAAGAATCATTGGAGAAAACCATTGAGACTGGATATGTCCACTACTGGAGTAGGTCGAGGAATAAGTTATGGATGAAAGGAGAAACTTCTGGAAATACACAAAGAGTTAAAGAAATCATAATGGATTGCGATAACGATGCTATACTATTGCTCATCGACCAGAAGGGGCCAGCTTGTCACACAGGACATGAGACTTGTTTTTATAAGAAAGTCAAGATTAAAGCTTAG